One region of Pseudomonas alvandae genomic DNA includes:
- a CDS encoding PLP-dependent aminotransferase family protein: MTLYVNLAELLGTRIEQGFYRPGDRLPSVRALSTEHGVSLSTVQQAYRVLEDNGLATPKPKSGYFVPVSRELPDLPAIGRPAQRPVDISQWDQVLELIRAIPRKDVVQLGRGMPDIHSPTMKPLLRSLAQISRRQDMPGLYYDNIYGNLQLREQIARLSLDSGCQLTANDLIVTTGCHEALSVSIRATCEQGDIVAVDSPSFHGAMQTLKGLGMKALEIPTDPLTGISLEALELALEQWPIKAIQLTPSCNNPLGYIMPEANKRALLTLAQRFDVAIIEDDVYGELAYTYPRPRTIKSFDEDGRVLLCSSFSKTLAPGLRVGWIAPGRYLERALHMKYISTGSTAPQPQIAIAEFLKNGHFEPHLRRMRTQYQRNRDVMMDWVSRYFPQGTRASRPRGSFMLWVELPEGFDTLKLNRVLHDQGVQIAVGSIFSASGKYRNCLRMNYAAKPTAQIEDAVRKVGTAASRLLADMPDGS; this comes from the coding sequence ATGACGCTCTACGTGAATCTCGCCGAGTTGCTCGGGACCCGCATCGAACAAGGCTTCTACCGCCCCGGCGACCGGCTGCCCTCGGTGCGAGCCTTGAGTACGGAACATGGCGTCAGCCTGAGCACCGTCCAGCAGGCCTACCGCGTGCTGGAAGACAACGGGCTGGCCACGCCGAAACCCAAATCAGGTTATTTCGTCCCGGTCAGCCGTGAGCTGCCGGACCTGCCGGCAATCGGCCGTCCAGCCCAGCGCCCGGTGGATATTTCCCAGTGGGACCAAGTGCTGGAACTGATACGCGCAATACCTCGCAAGGATGTGGTACAGCTGGGCCGTGGCATGCCGGATATCCATTCACCCACCATGAAACCGTTGCTGCGCAGCCTGGCGCAGATCAGCCGGCGACAAGACATGCCCGGTCTGTATTACGACAACATCTACGGCAACCTCCAGTTGCGCGAACAGATCGCCCGGCTATCCCTGGATTCCGGCTGCCAACTGACAGCCAACGACCTGATCGTCACCACCGGCTGTCACGAAGCGCTGTCGGTCAGCATTCGCGCGACCTGCGAACAGGGCGATATTGTCGCAGTGGATTCACCCAGCTTTCACGGCGCCATGCAGACGCTGAAGGGCCTGGGCATGAAAGCCCTCGAGATTCCCACCGACCCGCTCACGGGAATCAGCCTGGAGGCACTGGAGCTGGCATTGGAACAATGGCCAATCAAGGCCATACAGTTGACGCCCAGCTGCAACAACCCGCTGGGCTACATCATGCCGGAGGCCAATAAGCGCGCCTTGCTGACCTTGGCCCAGCGTTTCGACGTGGCCATTATCGAGGACGATGTGTACGGGGAATTGGCCTACACCTACCCGCGACCACGTACGATCAAATCCTTCGATGAAGATGGCCGCGTCCTGCTCTGCAGTTCTTTTTCCAAGACGTTGGCGCCAGGCCTGCGGGTCGGCTGGATTGCGCCCGGTCGGTACCTTGAGCGCGCGCTGCACATGAAGTACATCAGCACCGGATCTACCGCGCCGCAGCCTCAGATCGCCATCGCGGAGTTCCTCAAGAACGGACACTTCGAACCCCATCTTCGCCGCATGCGCACGCAATACCAGCGCAATCGCGACGTAATGATGGATTGGGTGAGCCGGTACTTTCCCCAAGGCACCCGCGCCAGCCGCCCCCGTGGCAGCTTCATGCTCTGGGTCGAGCTGCCCGAGGGTTTCGACACGCTGAAGCTCAATCGCGTGCTGCATGACCAAGGTGTACAGATCGCCGTCGGCAGCATCTTTTCGGCGTCAGGCAAATACCGCAACTGCCTGCGCATGAACTACGCGGCCAAGCCCACGGCGCAGATCGAAGACGCCGTGCGCAAGGTCGGCACAGCAGCCAGCCGACTGCTGGCGGACATGCCCGATGGCTCCTGA